A stretch of DNA from Archangium lipolyticum:
GTCGAGCGGGTATTACACCATCGACACCGCGCATGCCCATGGCCAGCACGAGGTGGTGAAGCGCCTGCTCGCGGCCGGAAGTCCCTCGCTGGAGGAGACGGCGACCGCGCGGATGACGGAGGTCTGGACGCGCATCGAGGCGTGGTACGCGGAGCACTGCGCGCCGTACGCCGAGGCCTCGCGGAAGGCCCAGCGCGCGGCACCGGAGGAGCTCGCCGCCCTGGAGCAGGCCCTCGGAACCGGGCTGCCCCCGGACCTCCGTGCCTTCCTGCTGCGCTTCGGAGGTGGTGGAGCGCATCCGCCCGGGGACGCAGGCGTCTTCGAATACTCCGGCATGAGCGTGGACCTCATCCTGTCGCAGTGGAAGGGGCTGGCGGAGCTCCGGAAGCAAGGCGCCTTCGAGAAGGCCACGCCTCACGAGCTGCCCGAGTCGGACCAGGCCCTGCAGTGGACATGGTGGCACCCCGGCTGGGTTCCCTTCGCCCGCGACAGCGGGGGCAACCTGTACTGTGTGGACCTGGCGCCCGGCCCCGAGGGAACCCGTGGGCAGGTGTTCAAGTGGGAGAGCCACGACGGGCCCCTCCCGCCCATCCGGGAATCACTCCAGGATTTCTTCGAGGGGTACCTGGAACAGCTCGAGGAGGGGAGGTTCACCTTCGACGGTGAAACCCTGTTCCGCGACTGAGACCCCGTAACGGCCTCCCGCGCCTCCTCCCATTGTTCCATGGGTAGCGTTGCCGCACACTCCGCCGCCAGCCGGACTGTCTCTTCAGCGGCGTTTCGTCGTGCGAAGCGGGCGCGGTCGCCTCCACAGCACCCAGGGGCCCAGGAGCATCGGGAGCATCGGGAGCATCGCGAAGCCTCCCGTGGCCGAGCACCCCAGGTCCGTTGTCCAGGGGCCCGCCGCCTCATCGCCATCCGGCGTCTCCCCCGGGCCGCCTGTTCCGTCCACCGTGAGCGTGGCCGGCAGGAAGTCCGGATGGGACGCTCGCAGCATGGCCTTTCCACTGGCTCCGCTCGGGCGGAAGTACACCCGGCGCTCCGTGGTCCTCGCGGGAAGGCGCACCGACTCCACCGAATCCTTGCAACCTCTGTCCGTGTGGAAGCTCCCGCTCCCCGCCGGCACGCCGAGCGTCACGGGCACCTCGTACGGCGCGGGCGCGAGCGCATCCCCGGAGGAGGCCCTCAGCGACACCTCCACCGCGATGCAGCCGGACCTCGCCTCCTCCGGCAGCCGCAGCTCCAGGTGGCTGGCCATGGGCGCGGCACTCACCCGCACATCATCCACGTCGATGGAGCCGACGAAGCTCCCGGTGTCCGTCCACGGCTCGCCCACCCGGAGCTGTTCCAACTGGTAGTCCGCGTCCTGCCAGTCCATCCCCGAGAGGGAGGCGACCTCGACGCCGTCCAGCCAGAGCCAGGCCTGTCCAGCAGGGCTTCCCAGCCCTCGGGCACCGAACTCGACCAGGTACCAGCGGTCTTCCCGCACCGGCTCCGTTGTCGGCGTCCGCCGGCTGACGTACTGCCGGCCCGAGCCGTTCCTCACGGCCAGCTCCCAGACGGGGTCCTGCCGGGCGATGCGCAGCTCCACCTGCACCGGCAGGGCCTGGACGAGCACCACATCCCCAGACGTGCTGACCGAGCGAAGGCGCAGCCACGTCCGGAAGAAGAACGACGACGTCAGGGAGGGCCGTGCCACATCGGCGCTCGCCTGGAAGGCCGTGGTGCTGGAGCGATCGGTCAGCAGCAGTCCATACAGCCCCCGGTGCGCGGCGGCCACGTCGCTGGCGAGGCTGTTGGGGCTGCTGATGGGAGTCTCATCCCAGCGGCCCGGGGGGGAATCCGACGAGCGCAGGGTTCCCGTCTCGAAGTCATCCGAGAACCAGTCGGCGGCGGCGCTCGGCACCGGCACCAGGAGCATGAAGCCCCCCAGTACGGTGCCCAGCACCTTCCGTGTAGCCCTTCCCGTGAGCATCCTGGCGAAGTGTAGCAGCATGGTTCACGGCAAGGGCGTGCGCGGGAGCGCCTAGCGGAGTACCGTGAGGTCCACGCGGTCCGCGGTGATGACGTAGCCGGACGAGCTGGCGTTCTTGCGGCCGGAGACGGTGACCTTGAGGGTGTGGGAGCCCGCGCTCAGCACGGGGCTGGTCCACAGCAGCTTCTGCTCCTGGCGGGTGGCGGAGTAGAAGTCCACGTCCACCGCCGTGCCATTGTCCACCGACACCGAGGCGATGCCGTGGTGCGAGGCCACCGAGCCATACAGCCTGGCCTGCGTGCCGGAGAAGCGCACCACATAGGAGGAGCCCGTGGTGCTCGAGTAGTGGTCATCGCTCTGGAACTTGCCGGTGCCGGTGCCCGCCTCCCAGGTGCCGGTGTACTCGAACTGCTCCTGGCCCGTGCCCACCACGCTGTCATTGAGCTGCACCGTGTCTCCCGTGGGGGGCGGCGGCACCGACGCCAGCGGATAGTCGCGGATCATCGGGAGCATCGGATCGTTCGGCCCGAAGTTGAGCTCGCAGCCGGTGACGTTCGTCGCCTGCCACGTCCACACGAAGACGCCCGCCGCGCCGCCCGCCAGGTACTGCTGGAACTTCTGGCGCATGGCGTCCCGGCGCTGGGTGCGGTTGGTCCGGCAGCCGCTGTCGGCGGCGTTGATGCCCGTCTCGCCGACGATGAGCGGCTTGTTCAGCGCGTTCATCGCGTTGATGGCGGGCGCGAAGTGCGGCGAGACGATGGTGTTGCCGTTGTTGTAGTCGTAGTCGTACTCGTGGAGGCTGCCCACGTCCACGTTCGGCACGTCGTGGATGAACTGGAAGCCAGCCTGTCCCCCATACGCCCACGGCGCCCACGAGCCCGAGCTGATCAGGTGGTTCGGATCGATCTGCTTGATGGTCGTGCTGACGTCGTTGAAGAAGGCCTTCAGCGTGGTGTTGTCGGTGTCACCCGGCTCGTTGATGAGCTCCCACATGCCCACGGCCGGTGAGTTCGCGAAGCGGGTCACCACTTGCTTCACCCACGGCACGTAGTTGGTCTTGTACCCGCTGGAGTACCAGGAGCTCTGCTTGCCGCTGCCGTCCGAGCCGTTGTAGCCGTCCCATTCGCCGCAGTAGCTGCGCCCGTCGGCCAGCGTGAGGATCAGCTTCTGGTTGTACTTCTCGGCCGCCGCCACCACCCGCTCGAGGTTGGCCATGCCCTGGGGCTTGAACGCCCAGGCGCGGGTGAGGCCGTTGGCCCGCAGCCCGGCGAAGAACGCGTCCAGCTGCGCGTCGTTGGGCGCCGCGCCACAGCCCGTCAGCGGGAAGGCGTTCACGCCCACCATCTGGTACGGCGCGCCGTTCAGGTACAGCTGCTTGCCCTGGCGGTAGAGGAAGTTGGCCGGAGCCAGCGAGCCCGTTTCGGTGAGAAGGCCCTCCTCGCTCTCCTCCAGGGGTGCGTTGCACGCGGCCAGGAGGAACAGCACGAGGAGTCCACGGAGTCGATGAAGGAAGGGGGAGGGATGCATGCGTTGCTCTCGGATGAGGAAGGGGACCTCGCGGTCTTGCGCAGGCCCAGAGCAACGGCAGTGCCATCCTGGCGCTCCAGGAATTTCGATGATTTGCGGTGTTTCCTGTCCAGGTCCTGTCCTCTCCACAGGACAGGACCTGTTCACTCGAGTGGACAGGTCGGTCCAAGCCCCTCAGAACCGCGCGGCCAGTCCTCCGAGGAAGCCGCCTCGGGGCGTGGTGCCCACCCCGGGCATCAAGTGGAGGCCCGCGAGGGGCTGTGCCCAGCTCGCTCGCCTCCGCCAGCAGCGTGGCGAGGTTGTCCCTCACCGCCGCATACAACACGGTTCCCTCCGGCCGCCTCCTCCGGTACTCCTACCCATACGTCCCCACCAGCCCCTCCCCAGCTACACCTCGCCAGGGCACACGCTACCGCCAGGCTCCCACAAGACTCCGCCAGGCCCGCTCTGGGAGTGCCAGGCGGCGGGTTCGATTCCCGCCGCCTCCACTTTTTTACGCCGTGCTTACGGGTGGTTGGCAGCTTCCTCCATCCGTGTTGCACGTATGTCGCACGCGGGCGCAGACGGCCGGTCGAGAACCCCGACCGCCTCTCTGCGCGTGTCCGGGCTCAGGTGGGCGTAACGCTCCGTCATGTCGATGGTCGCGTGCCCCATCAGCTCCTTGATGACCGTCAGCGGTATCCCCCTCATGGCGAGGTGGCTGCCGTAGGTGTGCCGCAGGTCGTGCCAACCGATGCGGCCCTGCTCGCGCGTGATGCCCGCCCGCTGGAGGGCCCGGCGCAGCGGCAGCTTGAGCAGCCCGTCAGTAAGCGGCCGACCGTCCTCCTGACAGAACACGTAAGGACCGCGCAGGTGCCGATGTCCCTTGAGTGCGTCCACTGCCGAGCCGGGCAGTTCCACGGTTCGCTCGCGTCCACCCTTGGGCAAGCCCGAGACCCCGCGCCAGATGGTACGGCGGACGTGCAGCTTGCCGCGCTGGAAGTCCACGTCGCCCTACTGGAGCCCGATCAACTCCCCTTGCCGCAGCCCCGCCTTGAGCGCCACCAGAAGCAGCGCTCGCCATTGCGGCTCGGCGGCGTTGCTCAGGCGCTCGGCCTCCTCGAAGGTGAGGAAATCAAAGGGTGGCTTCGGCAGCTTGGCGAAGAGCCTCACGCGCGGGGCCTGCTCGATGACCCGCTGTTCTTCCGCGACCGCCAGCAGCTTGCTCAGCACCGTCAACACGTTGTTGATGGTTTTGAGGCTCAGCGGCTTCGGCTCCTCGCCGCTGCGCTTGCGGAGAGCTGCCCGCGTGGGGGCTTCCTTCCGGGCGCGCGCTGCCGACTTCTTCTTGCGCATGACAGCCTTGAAATCCTCTATCTCCGCCGGGCCAATGGCAGCCAGCGCCATTTCACCGAAAAACGGCAGGATGTGAGCCTCTAGGATTTGGCTCTTGCTGACGACGCTGGAGTGCTTGTTGTTGTTCTCGCTGTAGGTCAGGAAGCGCGGGGCAAACTCCGCCAACGTCATAGGGCGCTCCCCGTCGTTGTTCTCCTTTCCGAAGGTTCCATTGAGGAGGGAGGCGCGCAATTCGCGCTCGTACTGCTCGGCCCCCCGGCGCGTCTGCACAGGCGAGAACTTCACGACTCGCTGTCGCCGTCCGTCCGGGTGGTGGAACATGAAGTCCACTTGCCAAGCCTCCTCGACCTTCCCTGCTTTGTTCTGCCACTTCCGCAATCTGACGCTCATTTCCGACTCCCGAGCGCAGAATCACGGCCCTTACCAGCTGTCCACTCTAGCAGGGCAGCGCGGCGGATGCGGAGGGTTTTTCCGATGCGAGCGACGCCGGGAACCTGCTCAAGCCGAATCGCTTCGTAGAGGGTTTTCCTGTTCACGCGCAGTATTTCGGCGGCTTCCTCCACCGTGAGAAACGCGGGCGCGGCATCCGCAGCAACGGGGGGCGTGCTCATGGCTGGCTCCCCTCCTGCACTGGCGTTGCTCTCCACGTTGGGGAAGGGGCCGCAATTCCGCGCCGCTGATGCATGGACGCGCGAGATTCCCGCCGATCCTCAACGCTGGCCCGTTGGCAAGTGGCCACAGGCGCCGCCTGGAGTGACCACAGGCGCCGCCTGGAGTGACTACCGGCGTTCTTCCCGGCGTCCTCACCTGTCAGCCAGCAACGGCGCACGACTGCGCCACAAACGGAGGGTTTCCCCTCCAGGGATTCGATCTTGTTCATCACCTACCCGCCCTAAACGACACGCCCAACAGCCCAAGAAATACCCAGGCCAGCAGTGACACAGCGCAAAGCCGCGTGTCCAGGCCACGAACAAAGCGCGAGGGGTGAGTGGCAAGAGTGCAGCCGGGCAACCAAGGGCCGCACAAGCGAGCGAATGGAGCACGGCCCGCATCGAACGCGACCACGAAGCGCGCGGCGAATGGGGCCATCCGGCCTGCCTGGATGCTCGCCACGAGGCGTGCGTCGACGTGGCCTCCTGTCCGGCCCGTCTGGACGTTCCAAAAGCACAGCGCGCATCCAGACGGGCAGGCAAGGGAGGCGGGAGCGACAGCGTGGCCACCACCGGGCCCACCAGAGCCACCACTCAGAGCCACCACGCGCCACCAGTGGGACCACCAACGCCACTACTCAGAGCCACCAGCGGCGCCACCACCGAGGCCACCACGTGCCACCACCGGGCCCCGGCTACTCATAGGACCGGCCCTGTAATGACGGGCCATGCCGAACCGTCGCGCGTGAGTGCACAACAGGCCCGCGCCTTGCTGGGTCCTGCAAGGGCACACGCCGCGCGCCAGCGGACGGAAATAACACACACATGTAGGAAACAAATCTGTACTGATTTCCCCGATTCGGGCCTGAACGCGCAATTCGTGCAATATTTGTTTCCGACTTGTTTGGAGCGGTCGCGAGCTTTGGAGGGGTCCACCTGCCGCCCCGGTCCCGCCGGGAGAGCCGCATCCTTGCGGTCATGGTACGCTCCCCCATCTACGAGGTGAGGTAGAGCGTGGGACTGACACTCAGGCACCCGGACATCGGCGAGATGATCGGGGACTACAAGGTCGTGGGGTTCTTGGGCGCGGGGGGCCTCGGCATCGTCTACAAGGTCGAGCGCGGGGGCCGCTTCTTCGCGTTGAAGCTCCTTCTAATCCCCAAGCTGGACGGGCGGGGCAAGCGTGAGATTGGCATTCTCATTCACCTGGAGAACCCCGGCGTCGTCCGCTACGTGGGTTCGGATTTCTGGCCGGACCCGGTTATCGGCCATCCCTATATCGTGATGGAATACGTGCCGGGGGACACGCTTTGGACGTTTGCCTACAAGCGAAACCCGTCGGCTCGGAAGGCGACGCGCATCATCCTGGACGCGGCATTGACGCTCGGGGAGGTACACGCGGCGGGTGTGTTTCATCGCGATGTGAAGCCGGAGAACATCGTCATTCGGGAAGGGAACGAGCGCCCGATCCTGATTGATTTCGGGATTGGTTCTCTTGCCAGTGCCCCGACTCTCACC
This window harbors:
- a CDS encoding ankyrin repeat domain-containing protein, whose amino-acid sequence is MSGKKASKLNSDLVAAIEGTDAEAVAKLLAAGADPNSRSSDDAPVLLLAASEEELELVELLLGAGAEVDAVDALGMSPLMYAVLSGNVEVAERLIASGADVNHQCDDDLGNTVLTLALDKNELPDEPSAAMVEKLLRAGANPNTPNAAGWPPLHRAASFPDLSLIEQLLAAGADVKTPRSSGYYTIDTAHAHGQHEVVKRLLAAGSPSLEETATARMTEVWTRIEAWYAEHCAPYAEASRKAQRAAPEELAALEQALGTGLPPDLRAFLLRFGGGGAHPPGDAGVFEYSGMSVDLILSQWKGLAELRKQGAFEKATPHELPESDQALQWTWWHPGWVPFARDSGGNLYCVDLAPGPEGTRGQVFKWESHDGPLPPIRESLQDFFEGYLEQLEEGRFTFDGETLFRD
- a CDS encoding glycoside hydrolase family 5 protein codes for the protein MHPSPFLHRLRGLLVLFLLAACNAPLEESEEGLLTETGSLAPANFLYRQGKQLYLNGAPYQMVGVNAFPLTGCGAAPNDAQLDAFFAGLRANGLTRAWAFKPQGMANLERVVAAAEKYNQKLILTLADGRSYCGEWDGYNGSDGSGKQSSWYSSGYKTNYVPWVKQVVTRFANSPAVGMWELINEPGDTDNTTLKAFFNDVSTTIKQIDPNHLISSGSWAPWAYGGQAGFQFIHDVPNVDVGSLHEYDYDYNNGNTIVSPHFAPAINAMNALNKPLIVGETGINAADSGCRTNRTQRRDAMRQKFQQYLAGGAAGVFVWTWQATNVTGCELNFGPNDPMLPMIRDYPLASVPPPPTGDTVQLNDSVVGTGQEQFEYTGTWEAGTGTGKFQSDDHYSSTTGSSYVVRFSGTQARLYGSVASHHGIASVSVDNGTAVDVDFYSATRQEQKLLWTSPVLSAGSHTLKVTVSGRKNASSSGYVITADRVDLTVLR
- a CDS encoding helix-turn-helix domain-containing protein, with product MSTPPVAADAAPAFLTVEEAAEILRVNRKTLYEAIRLEQVPGVARIGKTLRIRRAALLEWTAGKGRDSALGSRK